A genomic stretch from Kogia breviceps isolate mKogBre1 chromosome 1, mKogBre1 haplotype 1, whole genome shotgun sequence includes:
- the AMIGO1 gene encoding amphoterin-induced protein 1 translates to MQPQRDLRGLRLLLLSLFLLLFEEARAGRPLVSCPAACLCASNILSCSKQQLPNVPHSLPSYTALLDLSHNNLSRLRAEWTPTRLTHLHSLLLSHNQLNFISSEAFSPVPNLRYLDLSSNQLRTLDEFLFSELQALEVLLLYNNHIMAVDRCAFDDVVQLQKLYLSQNQISRFPLELVKEGAKLPKLTLLDLSSNKLKNLPLPDLQKLPAWIKNGLYLHNNPLHCDCELYQLFSHWQYRQLSSVMDFQEDLYCMSSKKLHNVFSLSFLNCSEYKERAWEAHLGDTLTIKCDTKQQGMTKVWVTPGNERVLDEVANSTVTVSKDGSLHFRRVQVEDGGVYTCYAVGEAFNETLSVELKVYNFTLHGHHDTLNTAYTTLVGCILSVVLVLIYLYLTPCRCWCRGVEKPSSHQGDSLSSSMLSTTPNHDPMAGGDKDDGFDQRVAFLEPAGPGQGQNGKLKPGNTLPVPEATGKGQRRMSDPESVSSVFSDTPIVV, encoded by the coding sequence ATGCAACCCCAGCGTGACCTGCGAGGCCTCCGGCTCCTGCTGCTGTCCTTGTTCCTGCTCCTCTTTGAGGAGGCCAGAGCTGGCCGTCCCTTGGTTAGCTGTCCAGCCGCCTGCCTGTGCGCCAGCAACATCCTCAGCTGCTCCAAGCAGCAGCTGCCCAACGTGCCCCACTCCTTGCCCAGCTACACGGCGCTCCTGGACCTCAGCCACAACAACCTGAGCCGCCTGCGGGCTGAGTGGACCCCCACGCGCCTGACCCACCTGCATTCCCTGCTGCTGAGCCACAACCAGCTGAACTTCATCTCCTCTGAGGCCTTTTCCCCAGTACCCAACCTGCGCTACCTGGACCTCTCCTCCAACCAGCTGCGTACCCTGGACGAGTTCCTGTTCAGTGAACTGCAGGCGCTGGAGGTGCTGCTGCTCTACAATAACCACATTATGGCAGTTGACCGCTGCGCCTTCGACGACGTGGTCCAGCTGCAGAAACTCTACTTGAGCCAGAACCAGATCTCCCGCTTCCCTCTGGAACTGGTCAAGGAAGGAGCCAAGCTACCCAAACTAACGCTCCTGGACCTCTCCTCCAACAAGCTAAAGAACTTACCATTGCCCGACCTGCAGAAGCTGCCCGCCTGGATCAAGAATGGGCTGTACCTGCACAACAACCCGCTGCACTGCGACTGTGAGCTCTACCAGCTCTTTTCCCACTGGCAGTACCGGCAGCTGAGCTCCGTGATGGACTTTCAGGAGGACCTGTACTGCATGAGCTCCAAGAAGCTGCACAATGTCTTCAGTCTGAGTTTCCTGAATTGCAGCGAATACAAGGAACGTGCCTGGGAGGCCCACCTGGGTGACACCTTGACCATCAAATGTGACACCAAGCAGCAGGGGATGACCAAGGTGTGGGTGACACCAGGCAATGAACGGGTGCTAGATGAGGTGGCCAACAGCACAGTGACGGTGTCCAAGGATGGCAGTCTTCATTTCCGGCGGGTGCAGGTCGAGGATGGGGGTGTGTATACCTGCTATGCCGTGGGGGAGGCTTTCAATGAGACACTGTCTGTGGAGTTGAAAGTATACAATTTCACCTTGCACGGACACCATGACACCCTCAACACAGCCTATACCACCCTCGTGGGCTGTATCCTCAGTGTGGTCCTGGTCCTTATATACCTGTACCTCACCCCTTGCCGCTGCTGGTGCCGGGGTGTCGAGAAGCCTTCCAGCCATCAAGGAGACAGCCTCAGCTCTTCCATGCTTAGTACCACACCCAACCACGATCCTATGGCTGGTGGGGACAAGGATGATGGTTTTGACCAGCGGGTGGCCTTCCTGGAACCTGCTGGACCCGGGCAGGGTCAGAACGGCAAGCTCAAGCCAGGCAACACCCTGCCGGTGCCTGAGGCGACGGGCAAGGGCCAGCGGAGGATGTCAGATCCAGAATCAGTCAGCTCGGTCTTCTCTGATACGCCCATTGTGGTGTGA